From Acidobacteriota bacterium:
ACGCCGAACTCGGTGGTGATGGCCGCGGATTTCTCGAGAATGATCCGGGCAATCTGGTCGCGGCCCAGCTTGACCTCTTCGAGCGGCTCGATAATGTCGAGGATCACGGCTTCCTCGGTTTCCTCGAATTCCCGGTTCGACGTCCGGACGATCTCGATGAGGTCTTGTCTGGCGATGGCGTTCCGCGTCTCGCCGTCGATGATGTCGTCGAGCCGCGATTGGGCGCCGCGTTCGTCACGCACCCGCTGGTAAAACACCAGGGGATTGCTGATGCGCCATCTGGCATAGGTGTCGATCCAGATGTATTTTTTATCCCGGGTCGGCACCTGGTTGGGGTCGCCGTCCCATTCCAGCCAGCGTTTCTCGAAATAATGAGCTTTCTGGATGAAGGGAGCCTTGATATGGACACCGGGTGCCGTCACGGCATCGCCCTTGGGTTCGCCAAATTGGGTGATGATCACCTGGTCGGTTTCCGTGACGATAAACAGCGCGTCGGAAAGAACGAGGA
This genomic window contains:
- the hflC gene encoding protease modulator HflC; amino-acid sequence: MKGSKQTLIIAVLAIGLILVLSDALFIVTETDQVIITQFGEPKGDAVTAPGVHIKAPFIQKAHYFEKRWLEWDGDPNQVPTRDKKYIWIDTYARWRISNPLVFYQRVRDERGAQSRLDDIIDGETRNAIARQDLIEIVRTSNREFEETEEAVILDIIEPLEEVKLGRDQIARIILEKSAAITTEFGVEVKDVQIKRVNYVDDVQRKVFERMIAERQRIASKYRSEGDGRSAEIRGQKERELKRITSEAYRRAQEIMGKADAEATSIYARAYNLDPEFYQFMKTLETYRTTLSKQTWLVLSTDSEFLKYLKSSGR